In a single window of the Flavobacterium sp. W4I14 genome:
- a CDS encoding tRNA (guanine37-N1)-methyltransferase (product_source=KO:K00554; cath_funfam=1.10.1270.20,3.40.1280.10; cog=COG0336; ko=KO:K00554; pfam=PF01746; superfamily=75217; tigrfam=TIGR00088), which produces MRFDIITVLPALLESPFAHSILQRAQKKGIAEIVVHNLRDYATNKQKSVDDYQYGGGSGMVMSIEPFAACIEKLQAERAYDEIIFMSPDGVTLNQSTANELSIKKNIIILCGHYKGIDQRIRDIFVTREISVGDYVLSGGELPAAIVVDAVVRLIPGVLNDETSALSDSFQGELLDAPVYTRPADWRGYKVPDVLLSGHEAKVNEWRHEQALERTKIRRPDLLE; this is translated from the coding sequence ATGCGTTTCGATATTATTACAGTTTTGCCTGCTTTATTAGAAAGTCCATTTGCTCATTCTATTTTGCAACGTGCGCAAAAAAAAGGCATAGCCGAAATTGTTGTCCATAACCTGAGGGATTATGCCACCAATAAACAAAAAAGTGTTGATGATTACCAATATGGCGGCGGAAGCGGTATGGTAATGAGTATTGAGCCTTTTGCGGCCTGTATCGAAAAGCTTCAGGCAGAAAGAGCATACGATGAAATTATTTTCATGAGCCCCGATGGTGTTACTTTAAACCAGAGCACGGCCAATGAATTATCTATTAAAAAGAACATCATTATTTTGTGTGGCCACTATAAGGGCATAGATCAGCGTATACGCGATATCTTTGTTACAAGAGAGATCTCAGTTGGTGATTATGTTCTAAGCGGAGGAGAGCTGCCTGCAGCGATTGTAGTAGATGCTGTTGTGCGTTTAATTCCCGGTGTTTTAAACGATGAGACCTCTGCCTTATCTGATAGTTTTCAGGGAGAACTGCTTGATGCTCCTGTTTATACCCGCCCTGCTGACTGGCGTGGATATAAAGTACCAGATGTTTTATTAAGCGGCCATGAAGCTAAGGTGAACGAATGGAGGCACGAACAGGCATTGGAGCGAACTAAAATACGCCGTCCCGACCTTTTAGAGTAA